In Asterias rubens chromosome 17, eAstRub1.3, whole genome shotgun sequence, the genomic window ACAGTCACCTAAGCAACAGTAACCTAAGCAACAGTAACCTTAGTGACAGCCGCAGCAGTAGCTTCAGCCACCAATATGTACTAGGCCTATGCATAAATCTTTAGGCAACTACAGAAAGATTCAAACGAAAAATTATCAATTGAAAAAACAGTTGCAGAACAAATTGCACGCTTGTAGAAAAAACACACATGGATACAATTAAATGATTACAAGAAAACGATGCAAGTACAGCTTCCCTTTCGTGAAGACAAACGGCCTTAAAGGGtcgttgtactttttgtaaacacaaaacacaatgtccacatatttacattaaatttacacagtttgaagataatgatagtagaaagctttccttgaaatattacttactgaggttctgtagtgtttgagaaaatgAGTACAACATTATGTCACAAACATTGTCGTCTCAGTTTTACATGTAGCATgaaaaaacgtattaaccagttatggtatgttatGGTATAATACAATTGGTTAATACGTGCTATAATAATTTTGTCTAACTaagacaaaatttattttttgacttgttttactcatttcttcaaaactacatcacctcaggaagtaatatttgaagggaagctttccactatcattatcttcaaaccgtgtaagtttaatgtaaatctgtggatattttgaaaaaatacccgaatcctttaacccTTAATCCTGTGTGACAGCAACCTTATCAAATGTCTTGCAGGAGCAACACTGGGTACCGGAAGGCCCTGCATCTCTTCACCAGCGGTGAGTACGAGGGTGTGCTCGAAGCTTGCGATGATGAGATCCTGAGGGAAGGAGATAAACTAGCAGAGGCCTTATTAATGAGAGCGACTTTCTTCCTGCTGAAGGGACAAGCCACTGAGGCTAGACCCGATCTGGACAAACTTATCTACATGGAAGACGGGAATAAGAAGGTAGGACTGATGTgtactttgcttttttttttaaactaatgtCATCCCGATTCTGTGGTTATGCTAAAAAAGTTTGTCCAAATGAGGAGTTTGCGTTTGTAAGAAAACAATGCCGTTTTGTGGCAGATATAATGAACATGCACACAATGTctagttattttttctttttacttttctcATCCTGATCTTCAGCTCAAAAAGTTGATCCAAATAAAGAAGTTGCATTtgtaagaaaacaacaaataactaTTTTGTGGTGGATTTGCACATGCACATAATGTCTATTTATTTTGATTCTTTTCTTCTTACTTTTCTTATTAGTTAAGAGATTAAGGTCTGATCAAGTGcggaagaaaacaacaaataaccGTGTTTGTGTCAGATATGCACTATataacacctaatgtctagttatttttCTTACTTTTCTCATTAGTTGCGAGCTAATGCTCTGATCAAGCGTGGAAGCATGCACATGCAGGAGGGCAACTCCACTGATGCGATGAATGACTTCGCTACGGCTGTCAGGATCGATCCGGATAATGCTGACATCTACCACCATAGAGGACAGGTAAAGTCATGTCCCCTGTATGCTCTACTAACATTTAATAGTAAATCTAATCTAAAAGGGATCAGACTAATTTACCCTTCAAGCCttcgttttggttttacatTCGTTTGAATTGGGGTATTCGGGAAATCATGTTTTAGTatagcaggccttgaacttccctTGTATTAAGGGGGCACAGCGATTTTGTGAGGGACACTCTATGAGGGAAATAaacttgcaaagggcaccacagcaaaagcaaagggcaccacagcaaaatcaaagggcaccacagcaaaagcaaagggcaccacagcaaaagcaaagaGCACCGTGGCaactgctgtgggtgccgtAGGTTATTTCAagttcagccgtcgatttcacaaatctcttcctaacttaagattaatctaaggacttttgacgagttaagttccgtaaccatagaTGTTAgtacgcattgaacccatcctaagttaggaggagtttATACTGggcctaactcaagataggattaatcctagcattttgttaaaatgagCTGCTGGTAGTAAATCAACATTACATAACTATACTTCTTTTGCCACCCACAGCTCAACCTCCTTCTAGACAGAATCGACGACGCGGCCCAAGACTTTGAGAAATGCAACAAACTGAACAGCAATTTTGCCCTGGCCCATGCCCAGTACAGCTACGCCAAATACAGACTGGCCCTCGTACACCAGAGCCCAATGCAGCTACAGGCAGCGATGCAGCAACTAGAGAATAGCACTAAGACGTTTCCTACGTGTGCTGAGGCCTTCGCATTATACGCTCAGGTTAGTGATTGGAATgcatttgattgtttgtttgttgtttcgATTATCTTGTATAGATccttatcacgctgtcaccatcttggtcatgttccttgtttccaataacagtaatgaatcctaacattcattgcgcatggcaccatactattattttgtccatCCTCAGTTTGGagtaaaattaagatgactgcaCCGTGGTAAAGGTCTactaggtgaggtttgcagtagcaccatgagtaaaatctcttttgagtagtgttgattctgaaaagaatcaaTGTTTGACAATTTTTGATGATCTTCCTGTTAAGAAAACTCTAATTGTTGAATATTTTTGGTTTTCTAGGCCCAGAGCGATCAGGGACAGTTTTCCGTTGCTGACGAGCACTTCCAGAAAGCTATAGTCTTAGAGCCGGATAACCCAACAGCTTACGTACATAGAGGGTAAGTGAAACATTGTCAATTGCATGTCGTGGTTGAGGGTCCAATGCATCCCCTCCCCTCCCTATTGTGTCTCCAATTCGTTCTGGTATTCTCAAAAAAAATTCCAAACCATATATTTCTCAGAAAAAGTTTGTACTATCAATGGCTGTGAGCCTCTAACCAAATAAGGTTGTGAGGTCATTTCTGAGAGGGAgtaatctatgaccctaccttttgTTAAAAGATTGGGTTCTCCTTATGGAGGTTAAAGCCTTTGTAGGGATACACAAGATTGAAACAACTATTGTGGAGAACCCACGTCactaaacagcgccctctgttgccgGGTATAAACAAAGAAATTAAGGGCCTTTCTACACACTACCTCAAAATGCATAAATGCTGAGCTGCGTTTCACTGCGTGAGCGCAACATGCTGTGCCCAAGTCGGAGATGTAGCCCAAGttgaggtttgagaaaggccctaAATCATGTCTGATGACATTTGtctcatgttttgttttgttactctaGACTTCTACACCTAACTTGGAAGAAGGATGCTGACGGAGCTATAGGGATGATTAAGAAGGCTTTGGAGATTGACAGCAAGTGTGACTTTGCGTATGAGACACTGGGGACCATTGAAGTACAGAGGTAAGGCAAATACGCCCACTTTTTTTAAGGCCTTGAGGCATAAAATTTCGGCCGAAACATTTGCAAGTAGAGATTAAGTGAATTTCCTTGGCTTCAGAATATTGACAACTTTAATTTCTCATTAGCGTTCATCGTTTCTGTCTGTTGAACCTGTGTGTCTGTACTTTCTTGTTTCTGTTTATATTTCGTTTGTCCGTCCGGCATTTCACCACTTGCCCAGGCTTCTAAAAGATGCTCGGTTGGTTTCATGTAAAACTGGATTAATTTTtacttctttgtttttgttaagttttgttTAGAATTTTTTAATGAAGTATGGAAAGAAATGCGAGTATTGAATTGAACTGGGTGGGATTTTGGCTGACCAAGATAAAAGTTGaagaaatcatttttttttaatttgattttattttcagaGGCAACATGTCCTCCGCCAAAGACTATTTCGAGAAGGCAATTGATCTAGCTCGGACGGAAATGGAAATGGCTCATCTATTCTCTCTAAGCGTGGCAGCCGAAGCTCAGCGCAACGTCACCACAAAGTACAACATTCAACCACCAGCTCCAATCCTCTAAAGACCACTCTAAGCTGAAGATCagagcccagtttcatagagctgcttagcggctgattttgtgcttattgtATGATTTccattccatagagctgctaactgtaagcacacgaaaaggcgtgctaaccttccggtgcttactgtacGAAAATTAATGACGTCACATTGCAGATTCATGGTGAACGTGCAATATAGCCCCCTAATTTTtctgcttacctgtgaaatacgcttgtaccctagcaaatatttgtgcaacagtaagcacgaaaatttgcttatagttaagcagcactatgaaaatGGTCCATATCGCTTAGTCTCCTTCATAGCAATCATCAACCGATTTGAGATAAGCGTAAAGATCTGCTGAGCATCGTAAATTTTGCTAAAGCTACGGCTGTAATTTTTGCCCACTGTCAGTTTGCAAACTATTAGTTCAAAAAGAAATAGTATTTCTgagtacttaaaaaaaaaaatacacagaaatGAAAGGAAATTACTGGTACTTCAGAAGAGTCAAGCAAAGAAGTTATGGAAAACCTCCCCTTTGTTGacactttttatgattgccgccTCCACCCCAAATAAAATGCTTGCAATATACGACCTTTTAAACCCAGTACTCCAGTTGATATGCATTTATAAGAAGTTTGAAATGTGTTAAGATCGCCATCTGTTGAACTTTTTGAAAAAGCTTTAAAAGTACAGGGCGTGTTTGGGGGGGATTGGCCTCAActtttaaactgtgtttttgtttgaacgGACCCATTGCACTGGCTATACTGTCTGCCACGCTTGCCATTTGGGCGTCAAATTGCACAATCAAATCGTGGTAAGCAGGTAAGCATAACCAATAATGTAATGCTGCAAAATCCAAAAATGCGCACTACACTGTATAACACATTGGGACATAAGCCTCAAAATGATGCAGCCAAGATTGTTAGGGTGATGATAGGAactgatctgggcccaatttcataaaacctgtcaGCACAAAGACTTGATAAGCAAATAAAAGTAtcgcttaacagaaacaggttaccagccaaaattacattgagtTTACATtggtgtgactggtgccccattaaatatttgcttagcaaagaaatttttcgaggagtatttttctgctaaacagcttttatGAAATTGTTCCCTGTCGGCAGTGTGAACTTCATCTTCAATTCAAGTACATTTTGGTGGAGACGCTATGAAGTAATCAGAAATATTTTTCTGTACATACTATCGCTCATGTAGACAGGTCAGGCGTTGTCTAAAGTTGACGCATAGGAGAACAGATACCACTTCTGGCTCCCCCatcttttcagaatcaacaaaccttatgcattgacgtcatcattaataataataataaacggctTTTAAACAGCGCCCTTAACCCCAAAAGGGTTCCGAGGTGCTTCACAGAGGTTAACAAATATTAAGCTACAGTAATacagaccaatttaagaaaaacagaTTAAAAATGATTAAGAAAATTACAACCGACCAAAGTCAATTATTAAAAAGTTAAGCAAGTAAGAACAATGCTGGACAATTTAAGATAAACAGATTAAAAATGCTTAAGAAAATCAGGAAAATCAAGCCATCATCTTAGAGGTGAACCGACGATGAAACAAGATTTGAACGCAAGGCGCACAGAATTGGCCAATAATTAACCTTTGGACCTCGAGGTGAGGGTGTAatactcaaatgacgtcatgtgctaATGGTCTATATCATAATTATCTTCAGGATTTTCTAACCTTCAACTTTCCTCACTTTATTACAAAGTTAACGAAGCCGCGACTAACTCTCTTCACATGGTAACACTTTTTACACTTTGTTCATAGTTATGTACAGGGCCAACTTATATGGCTCTGCTTgctgccaaattctgcgcttacgatcaccattcgcCGCTTACCTGCAAGTGCCAAAATTTTGCGCttgctgtgtaagcgtagaatgcctagttagGTGAAAAAATTCTTTTCTTACCACTGAAAAAcattgacgtaagcacagacttccctgcttctgtaagcgctgattatttgcttacggtaagcagagcaatgaaattgggaccaggtcTTAGCCAATCATTGTATATCAGCAATTATTTAAAGTGGTGGGTCTAGGCCGGGAGTTTTACtttcgaaagggcaag contains:
- the LOC117301376 gene encoding mitochondrial import receptor subunit TOM70-like — encoded protein: MAGASKPGTDVGGSWPKSWQVALAIGAPLAIGAAVGAYFYHRRSSDKIGGETAGKTGSDLTGDDPAPLTDERTPEEKAQSSKNKGNKYFKAGRYDQAIACYNEAIDLVPRDKTKDLSTFYQNRAAAHEQLKNYAQVVSDCSKALELNSRYVKALFRRSKAFENMNLKMQCLEDATAVCILENFTHGQSMMLADKMLKELGKERAQQRYEERVPSLPSGQFIRSYFSSFSDDGISQSEDGYEEGGGDNGSNTGYRKALHLFTSGEYEGVLEACDDEILREGDKLAEALLMRATFFLLKGQATEARPDLDKLIYMEDGNKKLRANALIKRGSMHMQEGNSTDAMNDFATAVRIDPDNADIYHHRGQLNLLLDRIDDAAQDFEKCNKLNSNFALAHAQYSYAKYRLALVHQSPMQLQAAMQQLENSTKTFPTCAEAFALYAQAQSDQGQFSVADEHFQKAIVLEPDNPTAYVHRGLLHLTWKKDADGAIGMIKKALEIDSKCDFAYETLGTIEVQRGNMSSAKDYFEKAIDLARTEMEMAHLFSLSVAAEAQRNVTTKYNIQPPAPIL